The Alkalibacter rhizosphaerae genomic sequence GCCTAACAGAATTTCTTCGCCCTTATCGACGCCGCTGATGATTTCAACCAGCTTACCGTCGTTGATCCCTGTAACGATGGGTGTCTTCGCGGCGATGCCTTCTGCATTTTTCTTGAACACATAGGGAGTATTGTCGTCATCGAACTGTATTGCTGTCATCGGGAGGGCAATTGCATTTTTGACCTCGTCCTTTCGAAGGGTGACTTCTGCTGTCATACCTACTTTCAGAGATTCGTCGTAATCAAGTTTCACAACAGCAATGAAGTAGGTGACGCCATTTAGGATCGTGCCTTCCTTGGAAATGCTTTCTACCACACCGGCAAACTCCTTGTCAATGGCCTTGATCCGAACAAGTACTTCCTTGCCTGGAGTCACTGCGGCAAGCTCATATTCATCCACCTTCACGCTTACCTCAAGGTCCGTATAGTCGACGATGGTGATGAGTTTTGTGCCGGGAGATACGGTCTCATTTTCATCTACGAAAATCTCTGCGATCTCTCCGTCCATTCCTGCTTCCGGATTGGAACCGGAACTCGGGTCAAGAAGGTCTTTGCCCTCTATTACCAGCTCCCCCTCTGATACAAAGATCTCATTGATAGTGGCAGCCCTTTCAGAAAGAATGGTTTCTCTATTGTTGGCCTCGATATTGCCTGAAAAGGAATACCAAGTGGTGATGTCGGCAGCTGTTGCATTCACCGTCTCCAATGGGATTGACTTCGGTGTGAGAAGTGATCTTCCTGCGAATAGCGCTATTGCAATGCCAGCTATGATTAGTACCCAGTTTCGTAGTTTGTTTCTTTTCTTTTTATTCAATGGGGATTCCTCCTAGAATTCATTTTATGTTGGAAGTATAGATCACCATTGTGAACTGAGGATGAACTTGATCAAGTGATCAAGGGGACGGTTCTACCGATTACGACTGGTTTCGTAATCGGTAGAACCGTCCCCTTGATTTTATTTCTATTTTTTAATTCGAAAACGCTTCAAAATAGCTCTTTTCTGTCGTAAAGTCGGTGATGATAAAATCCGTCAGCATTTTGTCGATGACGGCATAGACACCGGATAATCTTCCACTACATGGATCTTGATTGGAGAGTCAGGGAATTCTTCGAAGGAATAATTCTTGTCACGGACCATGACAAGGATTTTGTCATTGACAAATTTTTAGAGTCTTATTTTTTACAGTTCTTCGAGAGTATAATAGTATTTAAATGAAAAATAAAAAGGGTGGTTTTGATGGGCAAGTGGAAAAGGGCATTGTCGATTTTGTTGACCGGTTTGCTATTTACGTCTTTTATGGGTAGCCCCGCTGGATGGAATAATAGCGCTGTAGCTGCAGATGTGGTCTTTGATCTTTCTGTGGGAGATATCATCGTGGAAGATGGAACGGATCCGGGAACCTACCGGGTGCTTCATGGCAATCCCCAAGTTGCCGTGGATAATATTCCTTTCAATCAACAATTGACTCTTGCGGGAACAACTGGAACCTATGGAGTTCGAGTTTCTTCCACATTCGGAACGGTGAATTTGAAGCTGGCGGGTTTGAACACCACTGCCATGGCAAATTTTGGAGGGATCGAGATTCTTAGTGACGATGATCGAGAGGTCGTCATAGTTTTAGAAGATGGAACGACAAATGTCATAAATGGAAACATCTATAACCACTCCACCAGTTCGGGAGGAGGCTTGACCATCGCCTGTGAGCACGCCCATGAAATTGGACATGTTTGTGACAGCAGTTGCGGTTCTTTGAGTGTGACGCGACCGACCAGCTACAACGGAGCAGCCATCAGCGGTCACAATACGACAATTATAGGCGGAAACATTACAGCGGTAGGTGGAAATAGTTCTCCCGGCATCGGAAGGTACGGCACCGTATATAATCTTCAAATTTCCGGCGGAAACATATCATCTACAGGCAGAGGCAGTTATGGAACAGCAGGAATAGGTGGGGGCGATATATCCAATGCCCATGGGATCTATTTCGATGGGGGTATCATTCATGCTCAAGGCTACCGAAATGGTGCAGGTATAGGTGCGGGCGATATTTTTTATGGAAGTGGAGGCCAAGCCCATGATGTGATCATTAGTGGAGGGACCATCCGAACGGCAGGAGGGAGCAGCGGTCAAGGAATTGGTGGAGCCGGTGTCTGCTCCAACTTTCAAATCAATGGCGGTTCTGTCAATACCACATCCATCAAGATCCAGCCCGTCAATCAGGATGGAGCAAACGTTTATAAGACCGTCATCACATTGTCGGAGGTTTCCAGCGTCAAGCAGGTGACAGCTGTTGAGATGTCAGGAGCGGACTATTATGGTCTGAATGACGTGTTTACGGATACTGTGGGGAAATTGTATTTTTATCTGCCGGAAGGAGCAGCCGTCACCGGCATTACGGCAGGAGGGGTGGATTACCAGGGAGAGGTGACCACTACCAGCGACAACCTGGCGGCAGCAACTTTTGGGGTGCCTACCTGTCAAATCGGAGACACCATATACACGACCCTGGCAGATGGACTGGCTGCATTGACCAATGGAGATACCTTGAAACTTCTTCGAAACATTGAGTACAACCAAACCTTTGCGTATCGAAGTTCTTTTACTCTGGACACCAACGGATTTGTGTTGGATGTAAATGCCGGGGGCAATACTGGCCTCATAGCAGATGGATATGACATGACATTGACCGGAAATGGAGCCTTCAATATTATCAGTACAGGAATTGGCATACATGCATATGATGGAGGATCAGCAGAGGTTACCAATGTGGTTGCCGGAACCACCGGGATCAATGTTACCGATGGAAACAGTGTGATCCGCGTTTATGAGAATGTAGAGGTGAAGGATTCTGCAGGCGATCCTTCAGGCAGGGCGGTTTATGTGGAAGCTGATTACGGCAACAAATCCTATATCACTATCGAAGGTGACGTAACAGCCCGTTATGGAGTATATGCCTATCTGGATGGAGTAGTTACCATAGACGGCATCTTGGACGTAGTAGAAAACTATGTACAAGTTTTTGATATGGTCAAGACTCCATCGGATCATGATGTCTCCACCACAAAAACCGGATATCACACCTATACCGGGCTGAACAATACGGTTTGGATCAAAGCAGCCCCACCGGAGGAACCAATTATGACCCTCCAACCGGTCGATGTGGAGACTACCTACGGAAACATTTCAGAGACCCTGGAGGTAGCTGCTACCGTTGAAGATGGGGTGGATTTGGCCTATGCCTGGTATGAAAGCTCGGATGGTTCATTGATCGATGGGACCGCTGTTCTTGGCGACCTAGAAGAATTTGTGATTCCGGAAACTCTCCAGGCAGGGACATACCATTATTATTGTACGTTGTCAGTGACGGATCCGGCAACGGGTCTTAAGAGCTCCAAGACCAGCGATGTAGCTGAAGTGTTGGTCAATAAGGCCTTGCCTGACGTGGATGCCCCGACGGGATTGACGGCAAAATTCGGACAAACTCTAAAAGACGTAGAACTACCAGATGGGTTTTCCTTTGAAGATTCGCTGGACACATCAGTGGGAGATGCGGGCGAAAACAGTTTTACAGTACACTATACACCGGAAGATGAAGACAACTATGAGGTGGTTGCTGGTATCAAAGTGGTTGTCACAGTGAAACCAATAGCACTTGTCTTTGAAGGAACCAATTGGTCTGCAGGTGTGGAAGTATTGGATCTGGAGACCAAAGTGAATGTGGATGAACGAAATCAGCCAGGAGTGGAAAAGGTAAGAATATTCATGGGCGTTCTTCGCATTGGAGATAGTGCAGCTCATTTTGACCAGGTCGAAGAATGGGTTGGTCAAAAAGGATATTCTCTGTTGGCTTTGTTTGATCTGGAACTCATGAAAGAGATCACATATCTGGATGGCAGGATCGA encodes the following:
- a CDS encoding efflux RND transporter periplasmic adaptor subunit, producing the protein MNKKKRNKLRNWVLIIAGIAIALFAGRSLLTPKSIPLETVNATAADITTWYSFSGNIEANNRETILSERAATINEIFVSEGELVIEGKDLLDPSSGSNPEAGMDGEIAEIFVDENETVSPGTKLITIVDYTDLEVSVKVDEYELAAVTPGKEVLVRIKAIDKEFAGVVESISKEGTILNGVTYFIAVVKLDYDESLKVGMTAEVTLRKDEVKNAIALPMTAIQFDDDNTPYVFKKNAEGIAAKTPIVTGINDGKLVEIISGVDKGEEILLGEIVEAGGFPFGGGMGRGGQDGGN